A region from the Arachis ipaensis cultivar K30076 chromosome B01, Araip1.1, whole genome shotgun sequence genome encodes:
- the LOC107616144 gene encoding spermidine coumaroyl-CoA acyltransferase-like: MPPLIVEMKDVVFIKPSKSTPSSVLSLSTLDHRPDLNMLYHIIQVYKSQKHDGYPNDQIDPNPINVIKKSLSKALFYYYPLAGKIVKHDDGKFRIHCNSNDRVPFIEAIANCNLSSLNYLDDGSSDDMEIAKQLAFQLPSLGDENGHQYPLRFKVTKFLCGGFTIGIGISHILCDGFGLSQFLHALIELARGRNEPSIKPVWERERLMGSITEIPLPSPINNASAAVSPHLPATTLVHECFKVDGESIRRLKMRLIKEYTSHNNIKTMKEIFTNFESLTAYIWRSRARALKLNHDGKTLLGIVVGARRHLDPPLPEGYYGNAIVDANVVLSVKELMEKPLSQVVKHIKEIKKAAFTRNYITDSINTLVTKEQDFNVEGIGAYFNVTDWKYLGFLENMDFGGNVLVNLLPAPCNMFAMVDLCIFAPPSKLDSSMKDGGVRIFVSLPNDAMPKFREEMEALILLNNI, translated from the coding sequence ATGCCACCTCTCATTGTTGAAATGAAGGATGTTGTATTTATCAAACCATCTAAGTCTACACCTTCCTCTGTTCTCTCTCTATCTACACTTGATCATAGACCTGACCTTAATATGTTATACCATATCATTCAAgtttacaaatcacaaaaacaTGATGGTTACCCAAATGACCAAATTGACCCTAACCCTATTAATGTGATAAAAAAATCACTCTCAAAGGCCTTGTTCTATTACTACCCTCTTGCCGGTAAGATAGTCAAACATGATGATGGGAAGTTTAGAATCCATTGCAATTCCAATGATAGAGTTCCATTTATAGAAGCAATTGCTAATTGCAATCTCTCTTCTCTTAATTACCTTGATGATGGTAGTAGTGATGACATGGAAATTGCAAAACAATTGGCCTTTCAGCTTCCTTCACTAGGTGATGAAAATGGCCACCAATACCCTTTAAGGTTCAAGGTGACCAAGTTTCTATGTGGGGGATTCACAATTGGAATTGGGATCTCACATATTTTATGTGATGGATTTGGATTATCTCAATTTCTTCATGCCTTAATCGAGTTAGCAAGAGGAAGAAACGAGCCATCAATAAAACCTGTTTGGGAAAGGGAGAGGCTGATGGGGTCAATTACCGAAATACCCTTGCCGAGTCCGATCAATAATGCCTCGGCCGCAGTTTCACCACATCTTCCGGCCACGACACTCGTGCATGAATGCTTTAAGGTGGATGGTGAGAGTATAAGAAGACTCAAAATGAGATTGATCAAAGAATATACTAGTCACAATAATATTAAGACTATGAAagaaattttcactaattttgaATCACTCACTGCTTATATTTGGAGGTCAAGGGCTAGAGCCTTGAAACTAAACCATGATGGAAAAACTTTGCTAGGTATAGTAGTTGGGGCGAGAAGACATTTGGATCCACCTTTGCCTGAAGGGTATTATGGGAATGCAATTGTGGATGCAAATGTTGTCCTTTCAGTTAAAGAACTCATGGAGAAACCTCTCTCACAAGTTGTGAAGCACATCAAAGAGATCAAGAAAGCTGCTTTTACTAGAAACTATATCACGGATTCAATTAACACTTTGGTGACAAAAGAACAAGATTTTAATGTGGAAGGTATTGGTGCATATTTTAATGTGACCGATTGGAAATATTTGGGTTTCTTGGAAAACATGGATTTTGGAGGGAATGTTCTAGTGAATTTATTACCAGCACCATGCAACATGTTTGCCATGGTGGATTTGTGCATTTTTGCACCTCCTAGCAAGTTGGATTCATCAATGAAAGATGGAGGAGTTAGGATTTTTGTGTCTCTTCCTAATGATGCCATGCCCAAGTTCAGAGAGGAGATGGAAGCTCTTATACTTCTTAATAATATTTGA